In one Niveibacterium umoris genomic region, the following are encoded:
- a CDS encoding EamA family transporter, with translation MFRNSETTGFWLAILAALGFSAKAIFVKLAYPYGVSPLALLALRMAFAAPVFAFIALRASRNATPLKGGDWIALLALGLLGYYGASILDFMGLQYISAGLERLILFTYPTLTLLIAVFVFDRSFSRRDFAALGLTWLGIALAFAHDLQLRGDATVVLLGGALVFASAVCYALYLTGCGEMVSRLGSRRFTALAMCVSTAATFLHFGATQQLENLAQPLPVLALAGAMALFSTVLPVFMLSAAIRELGATRTAMLGSIGPILTIGLGAVFLNEPVSAAQLAGTVLVVLGVSLAGKPTAKKHEAHAPLKRAQA, from the coding sequence GTGTTCCGCAATTCCGAAACCACCGGTTTCTGGCTCGCGATCCTTGCCGCGCTGGGTTTTTCAGCCAAGGCCATTTTCGTGAAGCTGGCCTATCCCTACGGCGTCAGCCCGCTGGCGCTGCTTGCGCTGCGCATGGCCTTCGCCGCGCCGGTGTTCGCCTTCATCGCCCTGCGCGCCTCGCGCAACGCGACGCCCCTCAAGGGTGGCGACTGGATCGCGCTGCTGGCGCTCGGGCTGCTCGGCTACTACGGCGCGTCGATTCTCGATTTCATGGGCCTGCAGTACATCTCGGCGGGTCTGGAACGTCTGATCCTGTTCACCTACCCGACCCTGACCCTGCTGATCGCGGTATTCGTGTTTGACCGCAGCTTCTCGCGGCGCGATTTTGCGGCGCTCGGGCTGACCTGGCTCGGCATTGCGCTGGCCTTTGCGCACGACCTGCAACTGCGCGGCGATGCCACCGTTGTATTGCTGGGCGGCGCCTTGGTGTTTGCCTCGGCGGTCTGCTACGCGCTGTACCTCACCGGTTGCGGCGAGATGGTGTCGCGGCTGGGCAGCCGGCGCTTCACCGCGCTCGCGATGTGCGTTTCCACCGCCGCCACCTTTCTGCACTTTGGCGCCACGCAACAGCTCGAAAACCTGGCGCAACCGCTGCCGGTGCTGGCGCTGGCTGGCGCAATGGCGCTGTTCTCGACGGTGCTGCCGGTCTTCATGTTGAGCGCGGCGATCCGCGAGCTCGGCGCGACGCGCACCGCGATGCTCGGCAGCATCGGCCCGATCCTCACGATCGGCCTCGGTGCGGTATTCCTGAATGAACCGGTGTCGGCCGCGCAACTTGCCGGCACCGTGCTGGTCGTGCTCGGCGTGTCGCTCGCCGGCAAGCCGACCGCCAAGAAACATGAGGCCCATGCGCCGCTCAAGCGCGCGCAAGCCTAG
- a CDS encoding LysR substrate-binding domain-containing protein has protein sequence MRYDLTDLQLFAAIAACGNLTQGAERVHLAPASASARVRRLEEAAGAPLFERLPRGVALTPAGESMLRHARRVLSEVALLDAELGTFARGVAGVVRLFANTNAIGGSLPQDLAGFLAAQPQVDVLLEEHSSPAIVSAVVAGAADVGIVAGEVGGPDLAFLPYRADRLVLVCATDHPFAARGRLQFAETLSEHYVGLSADSAIHGFLLERAREAGRRPRIRAQVRAFEAVCRMVSAGVGVAVVPHSAALSASRAMPLALVELDDAWGSREMKLCFRRDQTLTRYQRELITHLTLIAQSGRSGA, from the coding sequence GTGAGATACGACCTGACCGACCTCCAGCTGTTCGCAGCGATTGCCGCTTGCGGCAACCTCACCCAAGGCGCGGAGCGGGTGCACCTTGCGCCCGCGAGCGCGTCGGCACGGGTGCGCCGGCTCGAAGAGGCCGCCGGTGCGCCGCTGTTCGAACGTTTGCCGCGCGGCGTGGCGCTGACGCCGGCCGGTGAGTCGATGCTGCGCCACGCGCGCCGTGTGCTGTCGGAAGTGGCCTTGCTCGATGCCGAGCTGGGCACCTTTGCGCGCGGCGTTGCCGGCGTGGTGCGGCTGTTCGCCAATACCAACGCCATCGGCGGCAGTCTGCCGCAGGATCTGGCGGGTTTTCTTGCCGCCCAGCCGCAAGTCGACGTGCTGCTCGAAGAGCATTCGAGTCCGGCAATCGTCAGCGCGGTTGTCGCAGGCGCGGCGGATGTCGGCATCGTTGCGGGCGAAGTCGGCGGGCCGGATCTGGCCTTCCTGCCTTACCGCGCGGACCGACTGGTACTGGTTTGCGCGACCGATCACCCCTTTGCCGCGCGGGGGCGGCTGCAATTCGCAGAGACCTTGAGCGAGCACTACGTCGGCCTGTCCGCCGACAGCGCGATTCACGGATTCCTGCTCGAACGGGCGCGCGAGGCCGGTCGCCGCCCGCGCATTCGCGCCCAGGTGCGGGCGTTCGAGGCGGTCTGTCGTATGGTCAGTGCCGGTGTAGGTGTCGCGGTGGTGCCGCACTCGGCGGCGCTGTCGGCTTCGCGTGCCATGCCTCTGGCGCTGGTCGAGCTTGACGACGCCTGGGGCAGTCGCGAGATGAAGCTGTGTTTCCGTCGGGATCAGACGCTGACGCGTTACCAGCGCGAGCTGATCACGCACCTGACCTTGATCGCGCAATCGGGCCGCAGCGGCGCCTGA
- a CDS encoding AraC family transcriptional regulator — MQDTWLSSALLLVHTALIDRGVDADEVAREAGIDPASLHDPNARIPLEPAARFWAGAVHAVGGDHGFGLDVAMKLNPTALHAVGFAWFASASLREAFRRLVRYFRIVTSVDEVEIRVEEGRSWLIFNTEEGYTLPRSYDARMASLVRLCRAICGTSFTPAAVRLRHAENDSANRMRAFYGVDPEFGADEYAIAISDEDLDRPLPTGNSELALSAENIASEYLARHARDDIAARARRALIELLPSGNVNRATIAKKLLLSERTLQRRLADQGLSFAGLLDELRREMAEDYLRTGTHSINEIAYLLGFAEIASFTRAFRRWTGLAPSSWRDAQFGGVAA, encoded by the coding sequence ATGCAGGACACCTGGCTGAGCAGCGCATTGCTACTTGTTCACACCGCGCTCATCGACCGCGGCGTCGATGCCGACGAGGTTGCGCGCGAAGCCGGCATCGACCCGGCAAGCTTGCACGATCCGAACGCGCGCATCCCGCTTGAGCCGGCGGCGCGATTCTGGGCCGGTGCGGTGCACGCGGTGGGCGGCGACCACGGATTCGGACTGGATGTGGCGATGAAGCTCAATCCGACAGCGCTGCACGCGGTCGGCTTCGCATGGTTCGCAAGTGCCAGCCTGCGCGAGGCGTTCCGCCGGCTGGTGCGCTACTTCCGCATCGTCACCTCGGTCGATGAGGTCGAGATCCGCGTCGAGGAGGGCCGATCCTGGCTCATCTTCAACACCGAAGAGGGTTACACCCTGCCGCGCAGTTACGATGCCCGCATGGCGTCGCTGGTACGCCTGTGTCGTGCGATCTGCGGTACGTCCTTCACGCCCGCGGCAGTTCGACTGCGCCACGCCGAGAACGACAGCGCCAACCGCATGCGCGCCTTTTATGGCGTCGATCCGGAATTCGGCGCCGACGAATACGCCATCGCGATCAGCGACGAAGATCTGGACCGGCCGCTGCCGACCGGCAACTCCGAACTCGCGCTCTCGGCGGAAAACATTGCTTCGGAGTATCTCGCGCGCCACGCCCGTGACGACATTGCGGCGCGGGCCCGGCGGGCTTTGATTGAACTGCTGCCATCGGGCAACGTGAATCGCGCCACGATTGCGAAGAAGCTGCTGCTGTCGGAGCGCACCCTGCAGCGCCGCCTCGCGGATCAGGGCCTGAGTTTCGCGGGCCTGCTCGACGAATTGAGGCGCGAGATGGCGGAAGACTATCTGCGCACCGGCACCCACTCGATCAACGAGATCGCCTACCTGCTCGGTTTCGCCGAAATTGCCAGCTTTACCCGCGCCTTCCGGCGCTGGACCGGTCTTGCGCCATCGAGCTGGCGCGACGCGCAGTTCGGCGGCGTCGCCGCTTGA